The Pseudophaeobacter arcticus DSM 23566 genome includes a region encoding these proteins:
- a CDS encoding AAA family ATPase — translation MAYLSEIGNAVRPLTNVARMAGLLDELKDRVFGAPGFGVFHGPPGYGKTFGAIFCAVELDAIHLLVQSEWSKKFFLQQLLRELGQSSKGTVPELVQAATQALALESRPLIIDEADYLIAKGLTGIVRDLHDGSQIPILLVGEEKLPQKLRQFRQFDSRIFAYAEALPADLKDTRELADMVSPQGISLDDEILEEVRARHTGNARWIVKEVSHICKQARLNAISEITKQSWGGLEFLRDTAPMPRDDLK, via the coding sequence ATGGCATATCTTTCTGAAATCGGCAACGCTGTTAGGCCTCTGACCAATGTGGCCAGAATGGCTGGGCTTCTCGATGAGCTGAAAGACCGCGTCTTTGGTGCCCCCGGCTTTGGGGTGTTCCATGGCCCTCCGGGCTACGGAAAGACCTTCGGCGCGATCTTCTGCGCGGTTGAGCTGGATGCAATTCACCTGCTTGTGCAAAGCGAATGGAGCAAGAAATTCTTCCTCCAACAGCTTTTGCGCGAACTCGGACAATCCTCAAAGGGGACTGTCCCAGAACTTGTGCAAGCCGCCACACAGGCCCTGGCATTAGAAAGTCGCCCCTTGATCATTGACGAAGCTGACTACCTGATCGCCAAGGGGCTGACCGGAATTGTGCGCGACCTTCACGACGGATCGCAAATCCCAATCCTGCTGGTTGGTGAAGAGAAACTGCCCCAGAAACTCAGGCAGTTTCGCCAGTTCGACAGCCGAATTTTTGCCTACGCAGAGGCGTTGCCCGCCGACCTAAAAGATACGCGGGAACTGGCAGACATGGTGTCCCCCCAAGGCATCAGCCTTGATGACGAGATCTTGGAGGAAGTGCGCGCCCGCCACACCGGAAACGCCCGCTGGATCGTCAAGGAAGTCTCCCACATTTGCAAACAGGCCCGGCTCAACGCCATCAGCGAAATCACCAAACAGAGCTGGGGGGGCCTGGAGTTCCTGCGCGACACAGCCCCCATGCCACGGGATGACTTGAAATGA
- a CDS encoding DUF3164 family protein gives MTNAQNPTPETTSRPAQIPDGVVEIKGKEYRTNAKGSLVPAELVKAQDALQDETVRKMIGYGKALSEQIARFKAHTFNDISAFEALLAQEYDATVGGKKGNKTLFSYDGLYKVQVQIAESFDFGPELQIAKGLVDECLNEWAADSGPELRAIVTKAFNTDKEGQINRSEIFMLLNLDIADERWKRAMQAIRDAMRVVGSKTYVRFYERASQTAAWEAITIDLSKA, from the coding sequence ATGACAAACGCCCAGAATCCGACTCCCGAAACGACCTCAAGGCCCGCACAGATCCCCGATGGGGTTGTTGAGATCAAAGGCAAAGAATACCGCACCAATGCCAAAGGCTCATTGGTGCCCGCTGAGCTGGTGAAAGCCCAGGACGCGCTCCAGGACGAGACGGTCCGCAAGATGATCGGCTATGGCAAGGCCCTTAGCGAACAGATTGCCCGGTTCAAGGCCCATACATTCAACGACATCAGCGCATTCGAAGCGCTGCTGGCCCAAGAATACGACGCCACTGTCGGTGGCAAGAAAGGCAACAAGACCCTGTTCAGCTATGACGGGTTGTACAAGGTCCAGGTGCAGATCGCCGAGTCCTTTGATTTTGGCCCTGAATTGCAGATCGCCAAAGGGCTGGTGGACGAGTGCCTGAATGAGTGGGCCGCAGATTCTGGCCCTGAGCTGCGCGCCATCGTGACCAAGGCGTTCAACACCGACAAAGAGGGGCAAATCAACCGCTCTGAAATCTTCATGCTGCTGAATCTGGACATCGCCGACGAGCGCTGGAAACGGGCCATGCAGGCAATCCGCGACGCCATGCGGGTGGTCGGTTCCAAAACCTATGTCCGCTTCTACGAGCGGGCCTCTCAGACCGCCGCATGGGAAGCGATCACCATTGATCTTTCAAAAGCATAG